A portion of the Oreochromis niloticus isolate F11D_XX linkage group LG10, O_niloticus_UMD_NMBU, whole genome shotgun sequence genome contains these proteins:
- the LOC102078293 gene encoding olfactory receptor 146-like — protein sequence MMENYTYNTLTLQLEWLNISVESTYALFLLLLFFYLFIMVANMSIAVLVFMDKNLHQPMYLLFCNLPFNDILGNSIMVPRLLVDMLKPPSERFISYYECVVQAFTTHMFGATSHTVLMIMAFDRYVAICNPLRYASIMTNKMVIKLTVFAWGVAFVLVGILLGLTVRLSRCRTLITNPYCDNASLFKLSCENVFINNVYGLTFTVVLFTGSIGSIVLTYARITIVCLTSKNKSLNSKALKTCSTHLVVYMIMLLSGMIVIMLHRFPQYSDYRKLCSILFHIIPGSLNPIIYGVQSKEMQKLFAKLLQKKTVPLK from the coding sequence ATGATGGAGAACTACACCTACAACACCCTCACACTCCAGCTGGAATGGTTGAATATTTCAGTGGAGTCCACATATGCTTTGTTTCTTCTCCTGCTGTTCTTCTACCTGTTTATAATGGTAGCAAATATGAGCATTGCTGTTTTAGTTTTCATGGACAAGAACCTTCACCAGCCTATGTATCTGCTTTTTTGCAACCTGCCTTTTAATGATATTCTTGGAAATTCTATCATGGTACCTCGATTGTTGGTAGACATGTTGAAGCCTCCATCTGAACGCTTTATCAGTTATTATGAATGTGTGGTGCAAGCTTTTACCACACATATGTTTGGTGCCACGAGTCACACTGTGCTCATGATTATGGCCTTTGACAGATATGTGGCCATCTGTAATCCTCTGCGATATGCTTCCATAATGACCAACAAAATGGTGATCAAGCTGACGGTTTTTGCCTGGGGAGTGGCCTTTGTTTTGGTCGGGATTCTGCTCGGACTGACTGTACGACTGAGTCGATGCAGGACTTTGATTACAAACCCTTACTGTGACAATGCCTCTCTTTTTAAGCTTTCCTGTGAGAATGTGTTCATTAACAATGTCTATGGGCTCACCTTCACTGTGGTTCTGTTTACAGGTTCTATAGGCAGCATTGTTCTCACATATGCTAGAATAACAATTGTCTGTCTAACCAGCAAGAACAAGTCTTTGAACAGTAAAGCATTGAAGACCTGCAGCACCCACCTGGTTGTTTACATGATTATGCTGTTGAGTGGAATGATTGTCATTATGTTGCATCGCTTTCCACAGtactcagattacaggaaactTTGTTCCATTTTGTTTCACATCATCCCTGGAAGCCTCAACCCCATTATTTATGGTGTGCAGTCCAAAGAGATGCAAAAATTATTTGCAAAGTTACTACAGAAGAAAACTGTGCCATTAAAATAA